A portion of the Miscanthus floridulus cultivar M001 unplaced genomic scaffold, ASM1932011v1 os_2472_1_2, whole genome shotgun sequence genome contains these proteins:
- the LOC136534994 gene encoding peroxisomal acyl-coenzyme A oxidase 1-like produces the protein MWSVAVVSIFVFQNQKDNRNSSPACGATVRRRHWDPGSPTTEYIYCRALRSLLGRSCGSTAQLSCEAKNPREREREMAMAEVDHLAAERATARFDVEEMKVAWAGSRHAVHVADRMARLVASDPVFRKDNRTMLSRKELFKDTLRKAAHAWKRIVELRLTEEEANLLRQYVDQPGYVDLHWGMFVPAIKGQGTEEQQQKWLPLAYKFQIIGCYAQTELGHGSNVQGLETTATFDPKTDEFVIHSPTLTSSKWWPGGLGKASTHAVVYARLITEGKDYGIHGFIVQLRSLEDHSPLPGVTLGDIGGKFGSGAYNSMDNGVLRFDHVRIPRDQMLMRLSQVTREGKYVHSNVPKQLLYGTMVYVRQSIVADASKALSRAVCIAVRYSAVRKQFGSQDGGPETQVLNYKTQQSRLFPLLASAYAFRFVGDWLNWLYTDVTQKLEAKDFSTLQEAHACTAGLKAVTTSVTADAIEECRKLCGGHGYLNSSGLPELFAVYVPACTYEGDNIVLLLQVARILMKTVSQLASGKQPVGTMAYMGKVQYLMQCKSAVNSAEDWLNPAAIQEAFEARALRMAVNCAQNISQAASQEEGFYERSPDLLEAAVAHIQLIIVTKFIEKVQQDIPGHGVKEQLQTLCNVYALYILHKHLGDFLVTGCITPRQGALANEQLGKLYAQVRPSAVALVDAFNYTDHYLGSVLGRYDGDVYPALYEEAWKDPLNETVVPEGYHEYLRPLIKQQQLKLSRL, from the exons ATGTGGTCGGTAGCAGTCGTGTCTATCTTCGTCTTCCAGAATCAGAAGGATAATAGGAACTCGTCGCCGGCTTGCGGCGCCACCGTTCGACGTCGTCACTGGGACCCGGGTAGCCCAACAACAGAATATATATACTGCAGGGCGTTGAGGTCTTTATTAGGGAGGAGTTGTGGCAGCACAGCACAACTCAGCTGCGAAGCCAAGAacccaagagagagagagagagagatggccaTGGCGGAAGTGGACCACCTCGCCGCCGAGAGGGCCACCGCGCGCTTCGACGTCGAGGAGATGAAGGTCGCCTGGGCCGGCTCACGCCACGCCGTCCACGTCGCCGACCGCATGGCACGCCTCGTCGCATCCGACCCT GTCTTCCGCAAGGATAACCGGACCATGCTCTCTAGGAAGGAATTGTTCAAGGACACTCTGAGAAAAGCAGCCCATGCGTGGAAGCGGATCGTCGAGCTACGTCTTACAG AAGAGGAAGCAAATTTGTTGAGACAATATGTCGACCAGCCTGGTTATGTTGATCTGCATTGG GGCATGTTCGTGCCAGCTATAAAAGGGCAAGgaactgaggagcagcagcagaagTGGTTACCACTGGCTTACAAGTTCCAAATAATTGGGTGCTATGCTCAGACGGAACTTGGTCACGGCTCAAACGTTCAGGGCCTTGAAACAACTGCTACATTCGATCCAAAGACTGATGAGTTTGTCATCCACAGTCCAACTCTCACGTCCAGCAAA TGGTGGCCTGGTGGCTTGGGGAAAGCTTCCACCCATGCAGTGGTGTACGCTCGGTTGATAACTGAAGGAAAGGACTATGGCATACATG GTTTCATTGTGCAACTGCGAAGCTTAGAGGATCACTCCCCACTTCCTGGTGTTACTCTCGGTGATATTGGTGGGAAGTTTGGTAGTGGTGCATATAACAGTATGGATAATGGTGTTCTTCGATTTGATCATGTGCGCATCCCAAGGGACCAAATGCTGATGAG GCTTTCACAAGTTACAAGGGAGGGGAAATATGTTCACTCAAATGTTCCAAAGCAGCTGCTGTATGGGACAATGGTTTATGTTCGTCAGTCAATTGTTGCAGATGCTTCTAAGGCTTTGTCCCGTGCTGTTTGCATTGCTGTACGATACAGCGCAGTCCGAAAGCAGTTTGGCTCTCAAGATGGTGGCCCTGAGACTCAG GTCCTTAATTACAAGACTCAACAGAGCAGACTCTTTCCATTGCTGGCTtcagcatatgcatttagatttgtGGGTGACTGGCTCAACTGGCTATACACGGATGTCACTCAGAAATTGGAAGCCAAGGACTTCTCAACACTGCAGGAAGCTCATGCATGCACTGCTGGTTTGAAGGCTGTGACAACATCTGTAACAGCT GATGCAATTGAAGAATGCCGGAAGCTCTGTGGTGGACATGGTTACTTGAACAGCAGTGGGCTTCCTGAATTGTTTGCCGTCTATGTTCCTGCTTGCACTTACGAAGGAGACAACATTGTTTTACTTTTGCAG GTTGCAAGGATTCTAATGAAAACTGTTTCTCAATTGGCATCCGGAAAACAGCCTGTTGGCACAATGGCGTACATGGGCAAAGTACAGTATCTGATGCAATGCAAATCTGCTGTCAATTCAG CCGAAGATTGGCTTAACCCTGCTGCCATTCAAGAGGCATTTGAAGCAAGAGCGCTCAGGATGGCGGTAAACTGTGCCCAGAACATAAGCCAAGCTGCAAGCCAAGAGGAAG GTTTCTACGAGCGGTCCCCAGATTTGCTTGAGGCTGCAGTAGCTCACATCCAGCTGATCATCGTGACCAA GTTCATCGAGAAGGTGCAGCAGGACATTCCTGGACACGGGGTGAAGGAACAGCTGCAGACCCTCTGCAACGTGTACGCGCTCTACATCCTCCACAAGCACCTGGGTGACTTCCTGGTGACTGGGTGCATCACGCCCAGGCAGGGAGCGCTGGCAAACGAGCAGCTGGGCAAGCTGTACGCGCAG GTGCGGCCGAGCGCTGTGGCGCTGGTGGATGCGTTCAACTACACGGACCACTACCTGGGGTCTGTGCTGGGGCGGTACGACGGGGACGTGTACCCGGCGCTGTACGAGGAGGCGTGGAAGGACCCGCTGAACGAGACGGTGGTGCCGGAGGGGTACCACGAGTACCTCCGGCCCCTCATCAAGCAGCAGCAGCTCAAGCTCTCGAGGCTCTGA